A portion of the Sabethes cyaneus chromosome 3, idSabCyanKW18_F2, whole genome shotgun sequence genome contains these proteins:
- the LOC128740728 gene encoding UDP-glucosyltransferase 2-like, giving the protein MKYVWLLVFSTIVPFEWRATDAARILAIFPTPLKSHQIVFRAFVEELLRNGHQLTVMTPNPIETCNPNITQIDWSIAYKVIEQDSDVARATQEQWSSLRVAEQVLFVVQLFTETQLSHPAVQALIENRQSNHFDAVIVEYFQMTPFYAFAELFNAPLIGITSIDTVAMAHAAVGNVANVVAHPEVHLKFSVARNFYHRLVAFLNMLFVDFYLIPREFEKYDQLIEYHFGSNMTKSKQLMNRVDFLMVNTEPALGFIRPIVPQSIQLGCLHIKPPQPLGGELQQYLDNSRHGVIYFSLGSFIRTASLTKKNTELFVSVFKSLKYNVLWKCDSEIDLDGAPNVRLMSWLPQQDVLGKFYFCYN; this is encoded by the coding sequence ATGAAGTACGTTTGGTTGTTGGTTTTTTCAACTATTGTTCCGTTTGAGTGGCGTGCAACGGATGCGGCACGCATTCTGGCGATTTTCCCGACCCCGTTGAAAAGTCATCAGATAGTGTTTCGTGCTTTTGTTGAAGAACTTTTGCGGAATGGGCATCAGTTGACCGTTATGACACCGAACCCTATCGAAACGTGCAATCCGAATATTACGCAAATCGACTGGAGCATCGCGTATAAAGTGATCGAGCAGGATTCCGATGTGGCGCGTGCTACGCAGGAACAGTGGAGCTCTCTCAGAGTGGCAGAGCAAGTGCTGTTTGTGGTGCAGTTGTTCACTGAAACGCAGTTAAGTCATCCCGCGGTGCAAGCCTTGATCGAGAATCGACAAAGCAATCATTTTGATGCAGTGATAGTTGAGTATTTTCAAATGACACCATTCTATGCGTTTGCTGAATTGTTCAACGCTCCATTGATCGGTATTACCTCGATCGATACCGTCGCAATGGCACACGCCGCCGTCGGTAATGTTGCCAATGTCGTTGCTCATCCGGAGGTGCATCTTAAATTTTCTGTTGCTCGAAATTTTTACCACCGATTGGTTGCTTTTTTAAACATGCTCTTCGTTGATTTTTATCTAATCCCACGGGAATTCGAAAAATACGACCAGTTAATTGAATATCATTTTGGCTCTAATATGACAAAATCGAAGCAACTGATGAACCGTGTGGATTTCCTGATGGTTAATACAGAACCGGCGCTTGGTTTCATTCGACCTATAGTGCCGCAATCGATTCAGCTGGGATGCCTGCATATTAAACCGCCACAGCCACTAGGCGGAGAGCTGCAGCAATATTTGGACAACTCACGCCACGGAGTGATTTACTTCAGCTTAGGTTCGTTCATTCGAACCGCTTCGTTGACTAAGAAAAACACAGAACTATTTGTCAGTGTATTCAAATCGCTAAAATATAACGTTTTGTGGAAGTGTGACAGTGAGATTGATTTGGATGGAGCTCCAAATGTGCGACTGATGTCGTGGCTGCCCCAACAGGATGTTTTAGGTAAATTTTACTTTTGTTACAATTAG